The Gemmatimonas phototrophica region TTGCCCATATCGAACCCGTGCTGAACCTGACCAGCCGCCACTCGCGACTTGTCAACGATGGGCTGGCCCGAACGCAGCAGGTATGTGCCACTGGCATCCTGCGCATCGTCATTGCCGGCGTTGCTGCTGTTCAGGAAGGCCTGGGCAAAGAACTTGTTCCAGCGGAAACGCTGCTGGACGCTGAGATACGTCCAATTCTTGATCTGCGCCGATCCATTGGCGCCCGTGAGTTCGATGCCGCTACCGACCTTCGTGTAGCCCACCGTCGTAATGGCTTCGGTATTCACCGTGGGCCGAACATCGACACGCGCTTCGCCGGTGAAGCGCTGGAGATCAAAGTCACGCTGATTGGCCAGCCCGCGGCGCGCTGCGGGAACGTTGCTCGTGCTCGGGAACAGCGTGGGCTCACTGCGATCGTTGTACTCCCAATCGCGCCCCTGCATGTATTCGCCGGAGAGCTTGAAGGCCACGTTCTCATTGAGTTTCTGCGCCGTCCGCACACCGGTACGGATCACCGAACGCTCGCCGCCGTCCACGCTGATCGTCGTCCCCTGTGAATTGAAGGGCGACTTCGTGATGACGTGCAGCACACCGTTGGAGCTGTTCGGACCGTACAGCGCGGACGCCGGCCCGAGCAGCACCTCCATGCGATCGATGTCTTCGTTGGTGCCCGTAAACAGGAAGGGTACGTTCACGCGCAACGACGGCACGCCGGCAAAGCGGTAGTCCTGCAGCATGAGCATGGACCCGCTGAACGCATTGTTGAAACCACGGGCCACCACGTTGGCCTGCGCAATACCGCCCCGATTGATATCGACACCAGGCGTGGTACGCAGGTGATCGGTAACCGTGACGGCGGGCGTGGACTCGATCCGCTCACTGGAGATCACCGAGATCGACGCCGGTGCATCGAGCGCCTTTTCCGGCCGGGCGCGGCTGGCCGTCACCACGGTTTGTGAGAGGGTGGATACGGCTTGATTCAACGCAAAATTGACCACCTGACCGGGACGGACATTCTGGACGGCCTTGCTTTCGTAACCGATCAGCCGCGCCGTTACCGTGTACGAGGCGTTGGCAAGTCCGACCACGCGGAAACTGCCGTCCGGCCCGGTGATCCCGCCATATGCCTGTCCGCCCGCGGCCTGGGCCTTCACGCCAACATTTTCGATTGGCCGCCCGGTCGAGGCATCGGTCACCTTGCCGGTGATCGAGCCCGACTGCGCGTCAAGCTGCGCGGCGGCCACGGGCACTATGCCCAGCGCCAGCACGGCAGACGCGATTACACGACGGAAAAACAGGGACATCACACACCTCGTGTGGGAGGGAAAAACTTCGAGGTTCGGCGGGGCGACGATGATTCGCCGCCACTGAGGTAGGAATCCGCTCATCCGGTACGCCGGTGGGATATGCGGAATGTCCCTACGTTGGCGGAGTGAGCCTTACTCGTCAATACACAAACGAGACAAAGCGGCGTTAAAGCAACCAGAAACGTTGGCGGAGGACTCCTGAGCACGGGGCCAGTCGAATACTTGCCATGCCCAGCGTTTCGACGCCGCGCCGAGTTTACGCCTCGCCGCAGATGCGGTCCAGATCCTGCACCCCGACGAGCACATCCCGTGGACGGGCCGCACCTTCCGAAGGCGCCAGCACCCCCGCAGCTTCGAGTTGATCGATAATGCGTGCCGCCCGGCCGTAGCCAATCTTCAGTCGGCGCTGCAACAGCGAGGTCGATCCCTGACGGTGCTGGATCACCACTTCCGCCGCCTCCCGGAATCGGGCGTCGCGATCATCGGACCCGGTGGCGTCATCGTCGTCGTCGCCGGCCGCTTTCGCCTCCTGCGCCCGGACCGTTTCCAGAATGTCAGGTTCCGAATAACCGGGACCGCCAGCCGCATCCGCCTCCAGGCGAGCCCGCGCGTCGTCATACCATCGCAGCAACTTTTCCGTATCCTCGCTGGACAGATACGCGCCCTGCAAACGCGAGGGCTCCGATTTCCCAGGCGGAATGAACAGCATGTCGCCGTTGCCCAACAGCGCTTCGGCCCCGGCACCGTCGATGATGGTCCGGCTGTCCACCTGCGAGGCGACCCGAAAGGCAATCCGGCACGGGAAGTTCGCCTTGATGAGCCCTGTGATCACGTTCACGCTGGGACGCTGGGTGGCCAGAATGAGGTGAATGCCGATAGCACGCGCCTTCTGTGCCAGCATGGCGATCGGCGTCTCTACCTCGCCTTGCACCGTCATCATCAGGTCGGCCATTTCATCAATCACCACCACGATATACGGCAGAATCCCGGCGGTGTACGTCCGATCTTCAAAGGCCACATCGGGACTGCGGGGCTTGAGCACTGGCCCCCCCTCGCCAACCGCGTGCTGCGCGACGCGCTTGTTGAACTCCTGCAGGTTCCGGCAGCCGTTGGCTTCAAGCAGCCGGTAGCGATCCTGCATCTCCATCACGGCCCACTTGAGTACCGCCGCGGCGTCACGGTTATCAGTAATGACCTTGTGCCGGAGATGCGGCAGCGTGTTGTACACGCTGAGTTCCACCATCTTCGGATCGACCATCAGAAAACGCAGTGTCCGCGGCGTGTGCCGATAGACCAGACTGGTGATGATCGTATTCACGCACACGGATTTGCCGGACCCGGTCGCACCGGCAATCAGCAGGTGCGGCATTTTGGCGAGATCAGCCAGCACCGGCCGCCCCTCCAGATCCTTCCCGAGCGCGATCGGCAGCGCCGCGCGCGCCGAGCGAAACTCCGCCGCCTCCAGCACCTCGCGTAGCACGACCATTTCCGGCGTGGGGTTTGGTACTTCCACGCCCACCGCGCCACGACCGGGAATTGGCGCGACGATGCGAATGCTCGGCGCACGCATCGCCAGCGCCAGGTCATCGGCCAACGCGGCAATTTGCCGTACCTTGATGCCGGCCGCCGGTTCAATTTCGAACTGTGTCACCGTCGGACCGGTCGTCCGCCCAACCAGTTCACCGTCCACCTTGAAGGTGCGCAAGGTGTTCATGAGCTTTTCACCGGCCAGATCGAGTTCGCGCTTCCCCTGATCCGCATTGCGCACAGGGGCTGCCGTGAGCAGTTCCGTGGGCGGCAGGTCCTCGCTGAATGCCGCCGGTTCCGCCTGCTGGTCGAGCGCAGCCTCCACCGACTCTTCGCGCGAGTCCTTCCCCTTCCGGCCCTTGCGGTCGGCTACGCCGTCACGCGCTGGCTCGGCCGGCGCGTCTTCCACCACCACATCCTTGTTGCGCGAGCGGGTCGGCGACGTACTCAGCACATCGCGCGCCAAAGCGGGGTCGATCGCCGGCATCTCTTCCGGGTCCGGAGCCAGCCGCTCTGCGAGCGTCGGCGTCCACGCGGGCCCCGCCGCCTTCTCTGCCCCCGACGTCCCCGGACCAACCAGCAACCGAATGGGGTTCCACCGCAGCGTCGCGACAGTCAGGGCACTGGTGGCAAGGACAAAGGCGATCCACGCACCGGCCGTCCCCAGCCCTTTTCGCAGATAGAAGGCCGCAAAGCTACCCCACAAGCCTGCGCCATCAGAAGCGGCCGGTTCACCACCCAGAGCCAATCCAATGGCCACGGGCACCAACATGACCGTCCCGGCAAAGAGGAGCGTCCAATCGGAGGCATCATCCGCCCGCCGAATGCGCCCGAACATGGCCAGCGCCACCACAAGACACCCAAGAGCAATGAGCACCATGCCGGGGATGCCAACGGCAGAGACGAGGATACAGCGTGCGATGGTCCCGGCCGGCCCGAACGGTCCAACGGCATCTCCGCAGGACACACTGCTGGACGGCGTCCGCTGAAACATCAGTGCGCCCACCAGGAACACCGACAACAGACTGAGACCAATGGCCCCCAGTTCGCGTCGCAGCAGCTGTTTTTCCATGCCTCCTCCGGACGCCGACCGCTAGCGCGACGCCGTCACGCCGGCCAACTGCAGTTGCCGGTCATGGTAGCGCACCGCGACATCAAAACGGTCCAGCGATAAGCACGCCTGTACATCCGCTTCAAATCCGTTCGCGGCGAGCGAGCGGGCATGGGCGGCCTCAAATGCAACACTCGCGATTCCACCCACAAAGGGACGCTCGACGGCCTCGGCCACGCGCGCGCCATCACCACGCACCACATCGTGCCGACCCTCGGCAATGCCGCGCACCAGACGACCCGCGCACACCACATCTTCCAGCGCGAGATGTCGTTCATGACCGGCACACACCACCGTTACGTCGGCGCCGTCATTCAACGCCTCACGTACGGCCGCCACCGTCGCGGCCGCATTGACGAATGCCGCGAAAAAACAGCTGCGCGCGCCCTGCGCCGACGTCAGCGCGGCTGTGCCGTTGGTGGTGCTGTACAGGATGGTTCGGCCCGAGACCGCTTCGGCCGTGTACTCCAACGGCGAGTTCCCGAGGTCAAAGCTCTCAGGCCGAACCATGCGCCGCTCGCCCGCCAGTTGCACTTCCCCGCGGGCATACGCCTTGGCCCGCATGACGGTTTCTTCGATCGTCTCGAACGGAATCACGGCGCGGGCGCCGTTAGCCAACGCCGTCGCCACCGTGGTGGCGGCGCGCAGGACATCGATCACCACCACCACGCGATCGGCCACATCGGCGGGCGCCACGGGGGCCTCGCCGAGCAGCACGTCGATTCGCACTAAGACGGGTCCCTGAGGAGGTCCGCGCCTTCAAACTCGAGCCACTTGGTGTGCACTTTACCCGCCTGGAAGCCGGGGTGTTGCATCACGCGGGCCAGAAACGGCATGGTGGTCTTCACCCCCTCCACCACAAAACTCTCCAAGGCAATCTGCATGCGCTTGAGGGCTTCCTCGCGCGTGTTTCCCTGCACGATGAGCTTGGCAATCATCGAGTCATAATACGGTGGCACGGTGTATCCCGCATACGCATGCGTATCAATGCGCACTCCCGGACCGCCGGGCTGATGAAACACTTCAAGCTTGCCGGGCGACGGCTGGAAATTCCGCGACGGATCTTCGGCGTTCACGCGGCACTCGATGACGTGGCCACGGAACGGCGGCACTTCCTTCACCGACAACGGCAAGCCGGCCGCCACGCGGATCTGTTCCTTCACCAGATCCACCCCGGTCAGCATCTCGGTGACCGGATGCTCCACTTGAATGCGGGTGTTCATCTCCATGAAGTAAAATGAGCCGTCTTCGTCGAGGAGCATTTCAATGGTGCCCGCGCCAACGTAGTTGATGGCCTTGGCCCCACGTGTTGCCGCTTCCCCCATGCGCTCCCGCAGCTCGGGCGTCATCACCGGGCACGGTGCTTCTTCGATCAGCTTTTGATGCCGACGCTGAACAGAACAATCGCGCTCGCCGAGGTGAATGACATTGCCGTGCATGTCCCCCATGACCTGAAACTCCACGTGACGGGGACGTTCAAGGAACTTCTCCACGTACACGTCGCCGTTGCCGAAGGCCGAGAGCGCTTCGGAACGGGCCAGTTGGAAGGAGCGCAGGAAATCATCGGGGTCGCGGGCCACGCGCATCCCCTTGCCGCCGCCACCAGCCGCCGCCTTGATGATG contains the following coding sequences:
- a CDS encoding FtsK/SpoIIIE family DNA translocase, which gives rise to MEKQLLRRELGAIGLSLLSVFLVGALMFQRTPSSSVSCGDAVGPFGPAGTIARCILVSAVGIPGMVLIALGCLVVALAMFGRIRRADDASDWTLLFAGTVMLVPVAIGLALGGEPAASDGAGLWGSFAAFYLRKGLGTAGAWIAFVLATSALTVATLRWNPIRLLVGPGTSGAEKAAGPAWTPTLAERLAPDPEEMPAIDPALARDVLSTSPTRSRNKDVVVEDAPAEPARDGVADRKGRKGKDSREESVEAALDQQAEPAAFSEDLPPTELLTAAPVRNADQGKRELDLAGEKLMNTLRTFKVDGELVGRTTGPTVTQFEIEPAAGIKVRQIAALADDLALAMRAPSIRIVAPIPGRGAVGVEVPNPTPEMVVLREVLEAAEFRSARAALPIALGKDLEGRPVLADLAKMPHLLIAGATGSGKSVCVNTIITSLVYRHTPRTLRFLMVDPKMVELSVYNTLPHLRHKVITDNRDAAAVLKWAVMEMQDRYRLLEANGCRNLQEFNKRVAQHAVGEGGPVLKPRSPDVAFEDRTYTAGILPYIVVVIDEMADLMMTVQGEVETPIAMLAQKARAIGIHLILATQRPSVNVITGLIKANFPCRIAFRVASQVDSRTIIDGAGAEALLGNGDMLFIPPGKSEPSRLQGAYLSSEDTEKLLRWYDDARARLEADAAGGPGYSEPDILETVRAQEAKAAGDDDDDATGSDDRDARFREAAEVVIQHRQGSTSLLQRRLKIGYGRAARIIDQLEAAGVLAPSEGAARPRDVLVGVQDLDRICGEA
- a CDS encoding 2-phosphosulfolactate phosphatase, giving the protein MRIDVLLGEAPVAPADVADRVVVVIDVLRAATTVATALANGARAVIPFETIEETVMRAKAYARGEVQLAGERRMVRPESFDLGNSPLEYTAEAVSGRTILYSTTNGTAALTSAQGARSCFFAAFVNAAATVAAVREALNDGADVTVVCAGHERHLALEDVVCAGRLVRGIAEGRHDVVRGDGARVAEAVERPFVGGIASVAFEAAHARSLAANGFEADVQACLSLDRFDVAVRYHDRQLQLAGVTASR
- the accC gene encoding acetyl-CoA carboxylase biotin carboxylase subunit; the encoded protein is MFKKVLIANRGEIALRVIRACRELDIQTVAVYSEADRESLHVRYADDDVCIGPPSGRESYLKIPRLIAAAEITGADAIHPGYGFLAENAEFAETCRASGITFIGPTPEQIRVMGDKASARRAMQEVGVPIVPGSPGPVEDPEEALEFARGIGFPVIIKAAAGGGGKGMRVARDPDDFLRSFQLARSEALSAFGNGDVYVEKFLERPRHVEFQVMGDMHGNVIHLGERDCSVQRRHQKLIEEAPCPVMTPELRERMGEAATRGAKAINYVGAGTIEMLLDEDGSFYFMEMNTRIQVEHPVTEMLTGVDLVKEQIRVAAGLPLSVKEVPPFRGHVIECRVNAEDPSRNFQPSPGKLEVFHQPGGPGVRIDTHAYAGYTVPPYYDSMIAKLIVQGNTREEALKRMQIALESFVVEGVKTTMPFLARVMQHPGFQAGKVHTKWLEFEGADLLRDPS